aattgcagttaaacgtatactgaattagtttacaataatcacatttgttagataatgttagatatatatttgtaagactgtgaggtgacatttaataagttagctggattttaaaaagaccataaattttaattttattaacgtttttttttatatatattttttttataaatggaatatactgtgaagtcggcattcttagcctaggtattttacaagcagaaatcacaacaagcatttaacatgacactgaaatcaacagcaacaacatgacacaaattatgaaattgttgggggtggggaattgatgggttactttaaaaaaaagttttaaaaaagagCATGATTAGCtagattgaaggcaaacacttaactgttttgaACCCACTACCctacttatttttttttcattagtgttatactgatgctaaaaatgtaagcgccttaaaaaaatcctggggaaaggcctgtgTTTATTTTTGGCAAATAGGACTGGAATGTACCACACCAAGTGAAACATACACTGCagacctctgagaattgaaaatctgtgTGACCCATTTATTGGTTACCCAGAGATACATCCAAGTAACCCATTTCCTATTTATGTAACCCGCTATATTCAAGAATGAAGTCCATCGTGTTCCAAATTTTGTGCGAACAAACAATAGGTtacacaaaattagatttgcacgAGCAACGCGTGAAGGAAACGATCGTTCTCACAATTTCCAGAGGCCTGCATTGAGCAATCATCATATACATTTCATTCCTCTTCGTAAGTCagtaatttattaatgtttttgtttcctttaaCTTTAGGTACCCAATGGCTCTTGGTAACCTTGGTGATCTGGAGGAAATCAGTAAAACTCCAAATCGACCACAACCAATAGAACTGTTCCGCGAATCTATCAAAGCCACTGAGAAATACTACAATTGTCAGCACGTCTACCCATTTACATATCTTGGCGGATACTTGTCTCGGAAGCGACAGTACAAAGGAGCGATCAAGGCTTGGGCAGATGCCACTGCGGTTGTCAAAAAGTAAACATTTGCAGACTCAAAACAGATGATTTTGGTTGAAATATGTGCATAATTTATAACTGATATAGTTGTATTTATGTTGAACTATAAATAGTTGTAAAAAAGTTGTCTGTTGGCCTgcatcatttgttttaaaaaaaattgtttacttTAAAGATGAATTTTGTCAGTTTTAGTAAGTAATAATCTTGTTCATATAAAtgattgtttaaatatttttgactGCTACCCTGACATTGTCAACAGAAACCATTGAGATCtttgtaattttttgttatttgttacatttcactaaataataaaacggtgcaggatttagctcagtcagttgagtgcttgcttgaggtgcttacatcgcaggatcaaaccacctcggtggatccattcagctgatcgggttgtttctcattccatccagtgcaccacaactggacaaaggctgtggtatgtgttttcctgtctgtgggaaagtgcatataaaagatcccttactgcattaaaaAGAATGAAGcagctttcctctgatgactacaagtcataattaccgaatgtttgagaTCCCATAGCCAATGATGGCcagtggtgttgataaacaaaacaaactttaaataataaaacattatttcaatttccattctttatttttttagataCAACTATAACCGAGAAGATGAAGAAATTTACAAGGAGTTTCTTGACATTGCTAATGAGCAGATTCCAAAAATTGTGCGTGATGTTAGTAACGAGTGTCGGAAAATGGACACAACCGAACTGCCACTACTACTTGACCCCGGGGTTTATGCGGACATTCTGCGCTTCTATGATGGGATTTGTGAGTGGGAGGAAGGCAGTTCAACACCTGTGCTCCACGTCGGTTGGGCCGTGAAGCTCGTGTTCTCATTGTCCAAGTTCGATCCACGCGTTCGGTCGTTCTTGGATGTTCATGTTGAAGGTGCTGATGAAAACGATAGTGACGTAAATTCCGAAAATGGCGACGATCTCAACGGGAAGGAATCTGCTCAGAGCGGCACACCATCGCGGAGAGGTCGTAAAAAATCTAAGGTGGTGGAAAATATAGTTAATGACTTAAAGGATAACACATCTTTGAAGACCAAAGTTGAAAACGGAACGTGTAAAGATTTTTGTGTGAATGGCAAGTCGCCATCGGAGGAGGAGCACATTAAATCTACCATTCAGGACTTGGTGTCGAAAGTTGGCGGAGATGCCAAAAACGACAGTCCGAACCCAAACATAGCTGCACTGACCGAGGCATGCGGTGTGTCCATACTGAACAAAGACTACTTACTTGGTGTTGGGGAACCATTTACGAcagcaccaacaacaacaactacatcTACAGTGACTACATCAACTGCGACACCCGAGCCTCGGGTTGACCTGAACGAGTTTTTAAGTTCGCAGTCGAACGGGACGGCGTTTATGGGATTGACCGTAGAAACAATGCTCAAGGCCGAGAGCCCTGCAGACATGATGTTGTGTCGGAAGGAGACGGAGACGCGTCAGGCCCCAGACGACGACCCCGACCCCGCGGAACACCTGTTTCTCAACTGCAACCCGGTCGCTCTCAAGCTGCACAGTGCTAAGATGAAGGGACTGAAGAAACTGTTGACGTCATCCAAGTTGAATTCTAGTGCAATCAAACTGCAGCTTACGGCACAGTCCCAAGTCCACGTCAAACACGGGGGTGGAAAGAGAGTGAGCGACGTAGAGACGTCGGGAGGAATGCGAAAGCGATCCCGCAGAGAATGAAATACagatttttgttgattttttgaaatatgttttgcATCATGTCAGGTTTTAACAATTATATGATATTCATTTTGTGTGTGCTTTTATGATTGTTTTTCCATTCATTATATTTGTGCTATTCATATTGTCTGTGCTATTTGTCACatcatattttaatatagtGTTTATATATTGTACCACTTGTGATTTCAGACTGTGAAATTTAGAAggcaaaaaattaaattttattttgtccgaaaattaaaagtaattgtGGAACATTTGTCAAATGAGTACATTGTGGATCTATACTGTTAAACTGCAATAACATGGGAACATAttaacaagaaaagaaaactttacaggaaagctttaaaaaaaatggtatCACTTCAAAAGTGTATTTTTGTGGCTATATTTGGCAACACATAATTACAACTTGCTAAAtgactaattaaaaaattaccaaatgtttgacatccagtagctgatgataaataaatgaatgtgcacTGCTTgtatcattaaagaaaacaaactttaactttaaatagttaatatttttttctggcCTATCAATAAGTTTAGCATCCAAGCGCCTTCTGAGAGAATTACAGTACAGTAAGCTTTTGCTAAAGTAAGGAACGGGtagaaaattatttgtaaatacaaacttttgtcATGTTGGTTTTATGTTAATCAAGACTGAAATTTTTTGGTGATAATATGCTGGCCATGACACAAATGAATTGCACTATATTGTTTTTGGTTAATATGTGATGTGGTTATAAAAATTGTCTTTCATTTCTGTTAGTaactgtcatttttatttttatgtgttatgtgttatggtatgaatgaaaaacatatacatatgaatgaatgaaatgtaattGTTTTAAGTTTTGCTTATTAATGGAAAAGATGTaaaaagataaaacattttttggggGGGCTTTTAAAAAGCTAAGATGAAATTTAGATTATAAGCACAATTTAGGatgttatgttttttcttttataagtATACTGGGATACACATACTTGTGTtagcagtgggtttcttttcCGATTTGTCCAGataaaatgttgcagttaaaatATGCCAGACTTTCTAACAGCCTCTGCTTAAATATTTCGCTTCAGTGTTACGCAATTATTCTTTTCTTGTTAAGGAgggacatttaaaataattttaaaatgtcgcCTCCACTTATAACATTTACCGGTACTAACCTTCACAGTAAGACACTGTGAGAGCATAGTTTCCACAGTCTAACTGTCTTTTAGTTTTACTAAGGGCCAATCAACAATTACTGAACGCAAAATTCAGTATTTTGAATATCCTCTCTTCCCccatgtaatgttttgtagcATTAAGGCCACTCACACCTCTAAACTTATGTAATGCTTgtcaataccccccccccccattcttgTGTGATAACTAGTGAGGACtagaataaaaattagaaaatagttttgaaaatgttacataGCTTTTGATAAACACCCCTTGCCTCCcccataacattttgtaacttatctcatgcccccaccccccaccctgagttatgtaattgttgaatggccCATAAtgctaaataaatataacaaatattttaataaactagcATGTTTTTACTTTTAGATGATTATTAAAGATATTGTCAACTGCTTAGGCAAGTCACATTCTACTTTCAATTCTAAACTGCCtacttgtattatttgtaattGATGTGGATGTTACATATATTAAAGGCACTATTCTGAGTATGCTACCATTTTATCagaactaaaattacatattaaagatattttcttgttcagaatatcggtgtctgtacaAACcaggtgtttgttgtcatcttaatgtttgtagtagcccaaaccgcaTTTTACCTTCCAGTAATTTTGTACAtatcaagaagaagaaaaaggttaagaggtaaaatgaaaaatggttgctacaaacattagcaaaaaagaaagaaatgttttatttaacgacacacacaacagattttatctacggttatatggtgtcagacatatggttgaggaccacacagattttgagaggaaacccgctgtcgccactacatgggctactctttccgattagcagcaagggatcttttatttgcgcttcccacaggcagaatagcacaaaccatggcctttgttgaaccagttacggatcactggtcggtgcaagtggtttacaactacccattgagccttgcgtagcactcactcagtgtttggagtcggtatctggattaaaaatcccatgcctcgactgggatccaaacccagtacctaccagcctgtagaccgatggcctaaccacgatgccaccgaggccggtcacaaacATTAGCATATGGCCACAAATACATTGGATAtatagacactggtattctaaacaagaaaacatatttaatatgtaagtttagtcaccaaaaagaaatatcttacaatgtctgcaaactcgggacagtccatttaataaagaaaagtCTTTTGCTAAGAGCAAGAttcaaaaaggttttttttttcagaagttTTTTTTTAGACATTTAGTAGTGTGCATGACTTGATCCGTATCATGACAAGCAGacactttaaattttttgtttcaCTAAAAATATCTTTAGAAGTCAAACTGGTGCAGTAGGGGTAGTTAATCTTATATTCCAAATCCTTCAgtattaaccatattatgtggattgatttatCTTTTCACTATCCAGTACACAAAATGTGAGTTTTTAGAACAATCTAGTTCTTTTTCAGAGTGTTTAAGTCTGGGCATGAATAAATTGAACTTCAGACACATCAGTTCTTAATTAATGTTAAAGGATCAAAAGAATTAAAATTTATGGTTAttgaattaaatttgttttactaaatatataatacacatccAGATTCATTCATTACTGTTGCCCATCGATTCAAAATTATGTCATGCTGTAATCATTTGTTTACCATAAACATCGTAGTCTACAagtacaatatttgttttattccataAGATCTTCCCCAATCAGGTACGGTGTATGCTTATTATCATTACAATCCCATTGTCTATTGGAGAGAGATTTAATCGTATTGCCTAAAAGGCTGTGGGTTAAAAGTCTagtctcaaaacaaaacaaagaatacAACTTAGCATGCATATGGTGTTTTTGGGACCAGCTCATTTCATACATGCaggttaaaataataaataaaattttaatactattattagTTGGGTTACTTTAACCCTGCTTTCAACCCTTCCAGGCCCAGCATAATCTCCATTTCATGCtcgtgtttttaaaaacaaaaaggatcATTAACTGCATCCGTCCAGTTCAGCACTTGTCATTATATACTTATAGTATTCATACCACATTATGCACTTCGACCATTATTGTTATGCGAGATAACAATAATCTTATTGAATTCTGTTGATGTTTTATACTGAAAGGTTTATGAGAGTTGTTTGGTTTATGTTTGGTGTGATTGAAGTGAGTAAGTCAGTAAGTAAGAAAGAGAGAGGCTGTTTGCCAACAGTGGTAGTTATTTAATCTGACATTGGGATGtcccattttttaaaaatgtgtgtatcAAGATACGAGTAAAAAACATTGATGTTATGACCACTGAAGTAAAACGTAGCTTGTACCAAGGCTTGGCTAGTTTCAGAAATATGTGTACTAGTTTTATTTTCCTCAGTATGGGGCCATTCACATTCATGAGCGTATAAACTAGGGGTGTCACATTACACCGATGTATCACGATACTACTGCTGACAATACGATACACAATACCCCTGCTTGTGTATTAATTCctatttttacaatgtatcgATTCCTATATTAATTCCATATTCATTTACTAATACCAGTTTGTACTGGTGTGTACTTATTGACAAGTATTCTTCAAAAAAGACAATTTACAGATAATATGTGTCTGCTTATGCTGATATGTGTTTAATCAGAATTGTActtttataaagtttatttcttatttttaaatgacttcACGTAAGCTGCAACTTCTTGGTTTACGGGGAGAACATTGTGAATTGGGTATCGCGATACATATCATATCACGGTCTGTGTATTGTGATATGTATTGAATCTTGAGGTAGGTGCATCGTGACACCCCTAGTATTAACCGTACAGTGGGGGTGAGTGGTAGAAGAGAAGCAGGGGCATATTTCCATTGGATGTTTACcaatcaacattttaaaaattgtttttaggggaggggggaggtacCGAAGAAGAGATTGTTTATgttgtaaaaaggttaataATTGATGAGTGTTTTTACAAAACTCGTGTAGTCCATGACATGAGAATTTGAGAAAAATTATAATACAGATATTATCAGTTTAagcatgttttaaaatacatgtatttagataAAAACTGATGGCGTACCTTCATATGTGGAACCTTTTGAGGCAATCATTTATTCCTGCATACTCGTTAAACATCCGTATGTCTGTAGCTGGTTTtgtgcaatttgttttaaatgcatgtaGAAAAATATGTGCTTTGAGAGGTccttattatgttttaaatatggaCTGGTAACATTTCACTGTtcactttaatttatttgtttttatttgtgtaatGTCATTTTGTTCATTATGACTGGAACTCATGAACTTTTTTCACATGATTCATCTTAAAACGGAGAACAATTTTAGAAATGAATTGTtgtgaatattttgtttttaaatgatcctaatgggtcaaatattgttaaataaaatgttgtacattttaagcattgtacataatttgtatatatacactttttaaACTCTGCACCTTTGATAGCCACTTCTTTCCTtggttatttataatataatcaaTCGAAATAGCTAATTTGAATGTATTCATTTACACAGTGTGTGTGATATGTTCATGCAAACCTTTCTGTTGATGAAAAActagattaaaatatgtgtatttacTTTATCATTTATCTTGCAACCTCTGTTTCTACTGGCCGATTATGTTGACCTATTAAAGCAAAGTCTTAAAGGAATACctgcagattatgacttttgatgttatgtacacatacatagatacattaCAGAATCGTTCATTTGACTTCTAGTTCATCGTACAATAACacaaatgatatttttaataattataaaaacattcattggCTGAACATTTCATATTCTGGAAGAATGAAAATTTATCCtggaaaagtgcttgaattttatgttttttcaagTGTTAGAACTCTGAGTCATTGACATAGCATATCACATTTTATCCTGTACAGATTCCATTCTTACCGTCACAGGATAAAACcaatatcctacatcattaaatagttattctctatttataccTGTTAAATCATGTAAGTTGGCAAAATAGTTTTTGGGTTTTTGCAGGTGTGTTTGCACatgtttgtgtgtacatgtatgtagcatGTATATTATACCCTCATGCACGTGTGTCTTTATGTAATATGAGTAAAACTTAGGGAGCATATTCATTAATGAACATTTTATGCTTAAATACATAAGTTTAACTGTTGTCATGGCAGTGGTTACTTTTAGGTGAAGGACTGCAAAAGCCTCCTTCAAGatgtttgtaaatgttttaaaaacaaatttggctttCGTTGGATCACAACATTTTTGAAGCCAGTGTATCTTCTAATTTTTGCATTTGCTTCCAATGATTCTTCTGTTTGACTATATAGTTCAGACTACTAGCTAGCTGACATTCAGTTATTTTAGGGGTGTGAGGTATTTGTTTTACTACTGTTAAATCTGAGGTAAGAAGCCACCCAAGGGAGTTTTTACCGAGTGGCCTCTTAAAACAGGTGTCTGCTTTATACAGTTCAGTTTGTATTAGATTATTTAGGAGAAggttaaaggttaactttataataaaattgttgacTATAAGCGGTTACTATATGTGGTTTAagtctattttactgtatactttcaAGTTTGTATTCCCagtaacgagaaaaaaa
This DNA window, taken from Gigantopelta aegis isolate Gae_Host chromosome 4, Gae_host_genome, whole genome shotgun sequence, encodes the following:
- the LOC121370919 gene encoding menin-like isoform X2, producing MNSDGNKLDCFGVAFAVVAACQVLKINDVHLALSEDHAWVVFGKDGSQTAEVTWHGKGNEDKRGQPINMGVAEKSWLYLNGQPVVCSRQIEVAAMVSAINPTISATMDSVEMGSLQQELLWLLYDMGNLTRYPMALGNLGDLEEISKTPNRPQPIELFRESIKATEKYYNCQHVYPFTYLGGYLSRKRQYKGAIKAWADATAVVKKYNYNREDEEIYKEFLDIANEQIPKIVRDVSNECRKMDTTELPLLLDPGVYADILRFYDGICEWEEGSSTPVLHVGWAVKLVFSLSKFDPRVRSFLDVHVEGADENDSDVNSENGDDLNGKESAQSGTPSRRGRKKSKVVENIVNDLKDNTSLKTKVENGTCKDFCVNGKSPSEEEHIKSTIQDLVSKVGGDAKNDSPNPNIAALTEACGVSILNKDYLLGVGEPFTTAPTTTTTSTVTTSTATPEPRVDLNEFLSSQSNGTAFMGLTVETMLKAESPADMMLCRKETETRQAPDDDPDPAEHLFLNCNPVALKLHSAKMKGLKKLLTSSKLNSSAIKLQLTAQSQVHVKHGGGKRVSDVETSGGMRKRSRRE
- the LOC121370919 gene encoding menin-like isoform X1, whose translation is MAGFGPKEKGHFPLQSIQAVVALFKEQLGKSDEPDLALLSIVLGCIENTLTLNRSFTSNEDQSKILEPIFPVVELSTVEALYAKFTTLVKGSTDMSHFTEETTTRELVKKVSDVIWSSLTRSYYKDRAHLQSLYSFLTGNKLDCFGVAFAVVAACQVLKINDVHLALSEDHAWVVFGKDGSQTAEVTWHGKGNEDKRGQPINMGVAEKSWLYLNGQPVVCSRQIEVAAMVSAINPTISATMDSVEMGSLQQELLWLLYDMGNLTRYPMALGNLGDLEEISKTPNRPQPIELFRESIKATEKYYNCQHVYPFTYLGGYLSRKRQYKGAIKAWADATAVVKKYNYNREDEEIYKEFLDIANEQIPKIVRDVSNECRKMDTTELPLLLDPGVYADILRFYDGICEWEEGSSTPVLHVGWAVKLVFSLSKFDPRVRSFLDVHVEGADENDSDVNSENGDDLNGKESAQSGTPSRRGRKKSKVVENIVNDLKDNTSLKTKVENGTCKDFCVNGKSPSEEEHIKSTIQDLVSKVGGDAKNDSPNPNIAALTEACGVSILNKDYLLGVGEPFTTAPTTTTTSTVTTSTATPEPRVDLNEFLSSQSNGTAFMGLTVETMLKAESPADMMLCRKETETRQAPDDDPDPAEHLFLNCNPVALKLHSAKMKGLKKLLTSSKLNSSAIKLQLTAQSQVHVKHGGGKRVSDVETSGGMRKRSRRE